The Cytophagia bacterium CHB2 genome includes the window AGGCGCCCTGGTTTTCCCGGCGATGCGCGGTCACCAAAATCATGCGCGGCGCCTGCAACGCTGCGGCAGGAAGATAGTCACGCAAGATTCCGCGTTTACGCGCAGCAATGTGAAGCAAAGCATCGATCACGGTATTGCCCGTCACAAAGATATCTTCGACATGGACGCCTTCCCGATACAGGTTGACGGCATTCTTCACGGTCGGTGCAAAGTGCAAGCTGGCAATGGTGGCGATGAGCCGGCGGTTGATTTCCTCGGGATAGGGGCTCGTCTTGTCGTGAGAGCGCAAACCCGCTTCGAGGTGGCCGACGGGAAGTTTGTGATAAAACGCGGCGAGCGCGCCGGCAAAAGCCGTGGTGGTATCGCCCTGCACCAAAACCAAGTCCGGACGTTCTTGGCGGAAAATAGCCTCCAGCCCGGCGAGTGCGCGCGTGGAAATATCCGTCAGCGATTGATTCGGCTGTATGATGTTGAGATCGTGATCGAGCTTCAGATCGAACAACGGCAGCAGCTCGTCGATCATCTCGCGATGCTGCGACGTTGAGATCACCAGGCTTTGCAGGTTTGGGTGCTTTTCGAGTTGTTTGATTACCGGAAAAAGCTTGATGACTTCCGGCCGGGTGCCGAAAACGGCGGCGATCTTTAACTGTCTGTGCCCACCGGGCGGCAATGATTTTTTGCGCATAGCGGTAGAGCGAACGATGCCCAATGCGCCCTCGTCTTTTGCGCGGAATTCTCTGATGTGCTTGGTTTCAGCGGATAAATAATCCATAAGCCACCTCAATTTCCTTGATACAATTCGATACCAGCAAGCTCAGTCCTCGCTTGTACTAAACCTTTTGCAAGAATCGTTTTCTTGAATTTTCCCGTAGGATCGCCGTGATAGGCGCGTGTATAAACCAGCCAGAAGGGCGTATGCCCGGTAGAATGTGGTGCAAGAATCTGCAATGCTTCATTTAAATGCTGCGCTTGAAATCCGACATCCGGCAGCGGATGAATGCGCCAATCATTGCCGAGATAGTAGCGCAACGGCTCGGCCATGTAACACGCCATCACAAAGATCGGCGTTTGCTGGTCGCTTTGCGATTTTAGATAGCCGGCCAGCGCTTTCGCGTCGTCGTTGTGATACGCCGGATCGAAACGGCGATTGTACAATGAGGCGCCAAACACGAAAAACAGAATTAGTATCGCAATCTGCGTCGAGCGCCGGATGAAGCTCAGCGCAAGGGCGTGGCCTAGCACAATCAGCACTGGAAGCGAAGCCCACAAGACGTACTGCAGCTTAAAGCTGACGACAAGCAGTTCGGCGAGCACACCGCAGAGCAACACCGGCAGCAGCGTCCAAACCGCGAGGCGTTGCCGCCACATGCTGACATTCAAGTCGCGCCGGCTGTTGAACAGCAGAATAAGAATGCCGCTTACCAGGAGTATGAGCCAGGGCAGAGCGGAGATAATCGCTTCGCTCGGCGTAGCCGTGTGCAGCTCACGGAGTGAGGGACCTGCGGCGTAACCGGCGATGAAGGAGAAAAACGTGTAACCGAATGCTGCGATCGTGAACGCCCTCCGCGAGAGAATGGTGCTGGTCTGAAAAGCGAGGTCGCCGAATAACAGCCCAAGCGCCGGCAGAATGCAAACCGCCAATCCGCAGTGCGCCACGGCCGCGCGCTTCAACGCCTGCCATTTTCTCTTTTCGAGCAGAAGAAAAACACAGCCCATGGCAATCACTATTGAAAAATAATAATGTGTAAACATGCCGGCAGTGGCGGCCAATCCATAAGCCGCCCAATCCTGCCAACGATCCGTGCGCGCTGCGCGAACCAAAAAACCGAGCGCCAACAAAGCCAGCAAGAGGTATAACGAGTAAGCCCGCGCCTCTTGCGCGTACCAAATATGAAACGGCGACAACACCAGTAGCAGCGTTGCCCACAAACGGGATTTTGGAGTTTCAAGCCAGGGCGCGAACTTCCACATCGCCAGGATGGCTGCACAACCAAACAACAGCGAGAGCCAGCGCGCGGCGAGATCGTGGGCGAATAGCTTCAACCAGCCGTGCAGCAAAAGATGATACAGCGGAGGAAATCCGTCGCCTTCGATGATAATTTCCGCGACCGATTTTTTTGCGATAGCCAGTTCTAGCAATTCGTCGGAAGACAGGCTCTGTTCGTGTAAGCCCCAAGCACGCAATCCGGCTCCGAGCATTAGAATGAGCAGAAACAGGATTGCAGATTTATCGATTTTGTTTTGCATCGCGTTGTCGAAAAATCGGTTGGTGTGATCGTATTCACATTTCATTTAGTTGCCTTTCACCTTTGCAAGGGGCGCGCCACGAGCGCACTTATCGCCTGTTGCCTGTAATCACCGTGATAAACGCAGGTAATCACGAGAGCGGCAGTGCTTGATCGTAACCTCGTTCGTGCCTGTGAAGCGATTTGGATGTAACGATTTATTCCGGTTTTAAATTCAGAGCAACGAAATGAAGCAGCTTTTGCCAGGCATCGCACTTTTGCAGGCCTTGCACATTGTCGCCAAAAGCAGTCTTGCTTGTTTTCGAGATAACCTTTTTCGAGTGGAGCGTTTTCAAAGCGGTATCGCCGGCAGCCGCATGGCGGTTCCCCCCAGTGGGCCCCAGCTAAACAAAAATGCCTGGCCTCAAATGACGAGACCAGGCATGGCAACGAAATGTAGTGGGAGAGGGAACTTCAAAGAACTTATTGTCTAGGCTGCCCTCAACGTGGCCGGCCGGCTTGCGGCGCGGGGGCGCAGGCTAGCGACTTTTTGTTTACGAATAAAGCAGCGATGCCACAACTCCAGGCTTAGAATTCTCCAAACCAGGTCCGGCTGTTGCGCCATCCATGGCTGGAGATTCTCGCAGACGTAACGGCGATTGAGATAGGGATTCTCGCTTTCCGCCAGGAGCGTCTCGATCGTGCGCATCGAATTCCACAGCCAGTCTTGCAGCGGAAACGGATATCCCATTTTTTTGCGCCGCCACGTGATCGCCGGCGGCAACAGATCGTCCATCGCTTTGCGCAAAATCCATTTCAACCAGCCGTCGCGAATAAGCAGGCCCACCGGCAACTGAAACGCGAATTCCACCAAACGATAGTCCAGCAATGGCGCCCGCACTTCGACCGGAATGGCAAGCGAGTTCTTGTCATTCGACAGCAGCCAATACGGCATCTTCAGCTCCGTCATGTTCATGTACAGTTGCGCTTCTGCCGTGCCGCCGTTTGCCGCAAGCATGGGAAAATGGGCCAAGCCGTTGGTGAATAAGCTGTGCGCCGGCAGCGTGTTGTTGGGCTTGGGCATAAACTGCTGCCAGGCTTTGGCCAGCAGCTCGTGCGCTGAAAGCTCGGAAAAGTTCATGAAATTTTTCGCGAAGGAAGCGATTTGCCCGCGTTTCAATAAATCGCGCAGATGGCGATAGAAGTATTCTTTGCGATACCCTGCGAATACTTCATCGCCGCCGGCGCCGTACAGAATGACGCGAATGCCGGTGTCGTGCATGAGCCGCCACACCGCCTGCTGGGTGTGCAAGTTCGGCGAATGAAACGGCTCTTCGTGCAAAGCAACGAATTCATTGACGTCATTCCAAAACCAACGTTCCGGCGAGCGCACGACATGATAGTCCATTTTAAAGCGCATCGCGACTTCGCGCGCGTAAGGCTCTTCGTTCCACTTCGTCTGTGGATATTCCACCGTAAAGCAGGAAAGCTGCCGCGGCTGAACGGTGCTGGCCAATCCCGCGATCGAAGAAGAATCCAAGCCGCCGCTCAACTCGATGCCGAGATTGACATCGGCGCGCAGCCGAATGCGCACCGCGTCTTCGAGTATGCGCCGCAACTCTTTGGCAACTTCACCAGGCGCTGCCGAGGCGAGCGCGCTGTCGCGGTTCGAATGCAAGTCCCAATATTTCGAAGAAGCGGTTTCGCCCCGCGCGTTGATGCGCAACACGGAAGCCGGCGGCAGGCTTTCGATGTCCTCATAAAAAGTGGTATTCGAGAGATCGCGATAACCGCCGATGAGATAATCAAACACGGCGCGTTCGTTGACGCGCACCTCGGTATTGAGCACGCGCAGGATCGCTTTGATCTCTGAGGCGAAATACAGGGCGTTGCGCGTGCGATGAACATAAATCGGTTTCTTGCCGAGGCGGTCGCGCGACAAAAGCAATTCGCGTTTGTTGAAATCATAAATCGCGACTGCCCACGTCCCGTTGAATTTGGCAAAGCAGCGTTCACCCCAGAAGGCATAGGCCTTGAAGAGCACCTCCGTATCACAATCCGTGTAGAAGGACACGCCCTCGGCTTCCAGCTCGGTTTTGACCTCTTTGTAATTGTAGATCAGCCCGTTGAACACGCCGCCAATGTTGCTGCGCTCATCGAAATAGGGTTGATGCCCGCCGGCTGTCAGATCGAGAATCGCAAAGCGCCGGTGTCCAAGCGCCAAATCATAAGGCTCTTGATCCAGCCCGTCGATCGTAGGCAGCGCGTTGCGAATTTCCTCCACGGATTCCGCGCCGGCGGCGAAACGGCAAGCGCCGGTTTTGCTGTTGACCAGGCAATAGCCTTCATCGTCCGGGCCGCGATGGCGGAGGGTATCCGTCATGCGATGGATGCGGCTCGCCATGCCGGGCCGAGGTTCATCAACAAAAAAAATTCCTGATATGCCACACATGATTTCTTTGCCATTCTTACTGTTACACTTGCAACAACGAATTGGTTTGTTTAATACGCCGGGCGCGGCGTGCCTTTTTGCGACAGACGTTTGAGACGTTGTGCAAAAACCAGCGGAAAGAAAGCCATATCCTCCGCATAGCGCCGCCAATAACGTCCAGGATTTTCGACGATACGGTATAGCCACTCCAAGCCGGTTCGTTGCATCCAATACGGCGCCCGCGCCGTGCAGCCGGCAACGTATTCAAACGATGCGCCGATGCCGATGCTCACCGGCACCAGCAAACGATGCCGGTGCCGAGCAATCCATTTCTCCTGCTTCGGCGCGCCCAGGCCAACGAAAAGAATGTCCGGCCGGGCGGCGCGAATCATGTCTTCGATTTTTTGGTTTTCTGCCGCAGATTCGAGAAAATCGAACGGCGGTGAATAGGTTCCGACAACTTGGAGTCCGGGATGGCGTCGCTCCAATGTCCTGGCTGCGGCTGCGGCAATGCCCGGCGCCGCGCCGAGAAAGAAGATGCGATAGCCCTTGCCGGCGGCGCGTGCACACAATGCTTCAAACAAATCGGTGCCGTTTACCCGTTCGATCAGTGGCGTGCCGAGGAATTTTGCCGCCCAGAGCAGCGGCACGCCGTCCGGCACGGAAAGATCGGCGCTAGCATAAATGCGTTTGAAGTCGCTATCCTTGCGCGCTTTGATGAGATGATCGACATTGGGCGTGATAACGATGCGTGGAATGCCGTCGGTAATGAATTTTTCAATCCTCGCAATCGTTTCAGACATGCCGACCCGATCCACCTTGATGCCGAGAATGTCGATTTTCATGATTGCTTTATCCTGAGGTTAGTTGGTGTCCGTCTGAAAAGGCGCTCGTTAGTCAAATGTTCTTGCAACGGATGGCCTGTTGCATTAAGCGCGTGGTCCTTCGAAATTGGAATTACCGCGCTGCCACGGCGCGAAATGCTTTCGGCTCACACGAATTAAAATCCAGAGATTAAGTGATCGCAGCATTGCAAACCATGCAATCCGTCAGCCGTGCGTCAAGGTGGAGACCCGGGAAGGCGCCGCTAGTGTTTTGTTCAAATGGATTGCTGCGGTCGCAGCACGGCGCCTCCAGGGCATGAGCATTTGCCGTAAACGCGCAAGCTGCTCGGCGCGTAAGAATTTGATGAACTGCGGATCGTTGATGCGCGGCTTGCGTTGCAGCAGCGCTTTCATATAACCCAGCGCGATAGACAAACCGATGATGCCGTAAGGCCGCTCGCTCATGCGATAGAGGCAGCGCGCCAGCACGAAGAGCGGATGCGAGCCGTAATAGTGCTCACCCATGCCGGTTTTTATTTTTCCCCACACGATGCCTTTGGCCGTGCCCATTTGGCGCAGATGGATCACGACCTGATCGGGATAATTGGCGGTTTCCCAGCCACACATGCGGGCGCGATAAACATCGATCGTGTCCCAGCCCAGATGCGGCTCCAAGCCGCCGATATCTTCGAAGCATGTGCGGCGATACAGCTTGATGGGGCCGACCACGAAATTGGGCGCAACTTTTTCCTGCATGACTTTACCGTTGGGCCTTTGCAAAAACGTCGCGCCACTCGCCATACCCAGGTTTGGCCGCCGCTCGAATTCTCGCAAGAGCGTGGCAAAATAATTTGGCGCAAACTCCAAATCGCCGTCCATCTTGCAAATGAAATCAGATTGTTTTTGGCCAAGCTGCGCCAAACCCTCGTTGAATGCTGCCACCACGCCTTTTCCAGGTTCGCGGAAGCCGCGATTCGCGCGGCGTATGACTTTGATCCACGGGTGTTGCGCCGCTGCGGTTTCGGCGATTGTAGCCGTATCGTCGGAAGAGCCGTCGTCAACGATCACCCATTCCACCGGCCGCCACGTTTGCTTGATGACGGATTGAATCGTGCGATCAAGATATTTGGCTTCGTTGCGCACCGGTGAGATAATGGCATAGGTTCCCAGCATGATTGTCATCCTCGCACTATGGCATGTTTTGTCCGCGGCCCAAGCACTGCAGGCCTCAACTCTGAATTTCAAACCCCACGGCTTCTAACCCGGCGGTGCGGATCAGAGGCGCTTCGGTTTGGTTGTATATGAAAAACTCATGCAAACGACGCTTGCATGTTTCCAGCGAAGTGATTGCTCTTCCATCTGGACATGCGATTCGCAATCGTCGCATCATATCTCGAATCGGTATGATCGTCGCGCGAGGAGGAGCGCCGCAGAATGTTTTGCAGAAGCAGTCCGGCATTCGTCGCGAGATCATGATGCAACTCGATGTGGCGCCGGCCGGAGGCGGCGAGTTCCTGCCGGAGTTTTTCGTCAACGATCAAACGGCAAATCGCATGTGTCAATGCTTCCGCATCTTCCGGCGGAGTCAGAAGCCCGGTTTGCTCGTGTCGCACCAATTCGGGAATGCCGGAAACGTTGGTGGAGATCACCGGCACTTGCATGGCCATGGCTTCCATCAGCGTCGTGGGGATGCCGTCGCGGTCGCCGGATTCGTCAAGCACGCAGGGCATCACGAAAATATCTGCCTCATGCAAATATTTTTTAACGTCTGGTTGTGCGCCGAGCAAGCTCACCGTATCCTCTAGTTTGGCGGCGAGAATGGCGTCCTGTAAGGCCGCACGCTCAGGCCCTTCGCCGATAATCTGGCAGCGAAAAGCGATGCCGCGCTGCGCCAGCCGTTCGCAGGCGTGAATAAGATGAATGAAGCCTTTTTTGGGAACGAGCCGGCCAATGGCCACCAGCAACGGGGAATCTCCGCTCGCAACCGCGCGAGGGCGTGGGCGAAAATGCGCAAGATCGATTGCAACGCGATGCAGGCGCAGCTTGGCCCTGTTCTGCAGGAAATAATTCTCGAAGATGTATTCGCGATTGTATTGCGAAATCGTCAAGGGCAATTGCGCGCGATTGATTTTGATATCGAGCATGAGCGGGTCGGAATAAATGTCCTGCGCGTGGCACGTGAAGCCGAACGGAATGCCGCTCAACATATGCGCGGCTAATGCCACGCTGGAAGGGCCGTTGGCAAAATGCGCGTGAATGTATTCGACGCTGCGCTGCCGGCACAGATGCGCCAGATATGCGCCTTCGAGAAAATGCAACACGAAGCGCTGCTTCCCGCTGAAATTTTGAGGCGCCCGCCGCAGAAAAAAAGTCAAGGTTTCGAAAAATTTACCGGGATAGAGCGCAACGAGTTTCAATATCCCGAGCAGGAATCGCAGAAGATGCGGCGGCCAGAGATAGGTCGTTTCTTGTGACAATGCCTTCGCCTCCGGCGGCAGTGGCTCCGGCAGCGGACGATGTATCGAGAAGCACTCGACCTCAGCGCCTTGTTTGCGCAACTCGAGAACTTCACGGTACACGAACGTTTCCGATAATTTTGGAAACCGCGTGACGATGTAAGCGATGCGAATCATTCAAATCTCCTTATTTTTGAAGCGAGCCTGCCGGGTGATAATTTCTCCTTGAGCAAGGGCAATGCCAGGAAATACGCAGACGAGCGTCCGAACGCCACACCTTATTTTTAAAGTTATCGCGGAAATGATTCTTGTCCTGAAAAAATTCCCTCTCGCCGTCACATTTCATTCTAGAACAACGGCGCGGAGTGGAATGAAGCGTAACACCCGGCGGGCAAAGCTGCTATCATGTTTGAACCCGCTTTGACCGGTGAGTTCAAAAACTGCTTACGCATTTCATAGGCATCTTCGGTAAGCAAACGGCAGTTCTACCCGCATAAATGCAAACCTATTACGAGGAGTAAATCGGCATGTCAATATTATCGCGTCCGTTTTTGCAACACCTGTGCGCGAGTTTCGTCTTCTGCGGCGCGACCCTCGCACATGCGCAAGCAATTGTCACGATTGACGGCGGCGACACATTTCAAACGATTCATGGGTGGGGCGGCAATACCTATAGCTGGATTTTGAATAAGTGGAATGGCTGGGCGGATGAACGGGTTTACACAGTTGCGTTCAAGGAATCAGGCATCACACACGTACGCATGGCGACGGAGTTCGATAGCTGGGAAAGGGAGAACGACGATGACGACCCGCATCATTTTAACTGGGAGTACTTTGCCGCGCGTTTTCACCAGCGCGATGTGCCCGCGTTGTTGGTGCAAAGCGATTTCGCTATGATGAATAAAATTGCCAACCTCCCTGATAAAAGGCTGATGATCGGAATCTGGAACCTTCCCGATTGGATGGTAAGCGATCCTGCTAAAAAGAATCATCGCCGCCTGACGTGCAGCCGTTATCCCGAGTTTGCAGAGTCGGTTGCGGCATATCTGCTGTGGGCGCGCGACCGCCACAATATCGAAATTTCCGAAATCGTTTTGGCCAATGAACCGGATGGCACGTTCATGGAATATTCACCCGAAGAGCTGCGGGACATGATCAAAATCGTCGGTGCGAAATTCAAGCGCGAGGGACTCACAACAAAAATTGTCGCGCCGGATTTAGCCTCACCCCATTTCGATCCCGAAGTGTGGGTGCCCGCCTTGTTGAACGATTCTGTTGCCGTCTCGTTCTTGAGCGCGATATCGTATCACACATATTATGTCGAAGGCGGCCCTGACCAATGGAACACAGCCTTCGCGAGTATTGCCAGGTTAGCGGCTGCACGCGGGCTGCCGGTTTATTACACCGAAGTTGGAACCACGCCGCGGCACATTCCAAACACAACGTGGCCGTGGGCTTTCGAATGCGCACAGATGTGGCATAACATTCTCACTCATGGCAACGCCAGTCTGGGTTTTCAGTGGGCGTTGCTGGGAAGAGATTATGCCGTTAATCCCGATGCCAGCCGTAATCCGATTTTTTATGCAATGGGACAGTTCTCCTGGCATATTCCCGCTGGCGCTGTGCGGATCGCAGCCCAGTCTGATCATCACGATCTCTTGGTCAGCGCGTTTCATCACCAGGGAGAAAATAGTGCACAAATCGTTTTTATTAACCGTTTGGCAACTGCCCTGCAAGTGTCCGTTAACGTGCAAAATCTAAATTTGTCGACTTTGCAAAGTTATCGAACTTCCGCCGGCGAGAACCATGTACGCGGCTCCGAGTACCGGATCGCATCACATAAGTTGAAATTTGGCGCGCCGGCATTTTCGATTATGACCTTGACAGGAACGATTCACACAGAAAAAAACAAGAGTCTGCTGGCACCTGCAATCGACAAGCAGATCAAGGGAAAATGATCAGCATGACGTGTTGCTTGCAGGCCAGAGGGCTATTTCGCACACAAAACTTCCATTTCTGCTGACCGAGCTAAAGCCTCGCGAAAGCCATAAATTTTGATGCAGGGCCCGGGGTTTTGTCCGATTGCCGGATCAAACG containing:
- a CDS encoding glycosyltransferase family 2 protein produces the protein MTIMLGTYAIISPVRNEAKYLDRTIQSVIKQTWRPVEWVIVDDGSSDDTATIAETAAAQHPWIKVIRRANRGFREPGKGVVAAFNEGLAQLGQKQSDFICKMDGDLEFAPNYFATLLREFERRPNLGMASGATFLQRPNGKVMQEKVAPNFVVGPIKLYRRTCFEDIGGLEPHLGWDTIDVYRARMCGWETANYPDQVVIHLRQMGTAKGIVWGKIKTGMGEHYYGSHPLFVLARCLYRMSERPYGIIGLSIALGYMKALLQRKPRINDPQFIKFLRAEQLARLRQMLMPWRRRAATAAIHLNKTLAAPSRVSTLTHG
- a CDS encoding WecB/TagA/CpsF family glycosyltransferase codes for the protein MKIDILGIKVDRVGMSETIARIEKFITDGIPRIVITPNVDHLIKARKDSDFKRIYASADLSVPDGVPLLWAAKFLGTPLIERVNGTDLFEALCARAAGKGYRIFFLGAAPGIAAAAARTLERRHPGLQVVGTYSPPFDFLESAAENQKIEDMIRAARPDILFVGLGAPKQEKWIARHRHRLLVPVSIGIGASFEYVAGCTARAPYWMQRTGLEWLYRIVENPGRYWRRYAEDMAFFPLVFAQRLKRLSQKGTPRPAY
- a CDS encoding UDP-N-acetylglucosamine 2-epimerase (non-hydrolyzing), whose protein sequence is MRKKSLPPGGHRQLKIAAVFGTRPEVIKLFPVIKQLEKHPNLQSLVISTSQHREMIDELLPLFDLKLDHDLNIIQPNQSLTDISTRALAGLEAIFRQERPDLVLVQGDTTTAFAGALAAFYHKLPVGHLEAGLRSHDKTSPYPEEINRRLIATIASLHFAPTVKNAVNLYREGVHVEDIFVTGNTVIDALLHIAARKRGILRDYLPAAALQAPRMILVTAHRRENQGA
- a CDS encoding colanic acid biosynthesis glycosyltransferase WcaL, producing MIRIAYIVTRFPKLSETFVYREVLELRKQGAEVECFSIHRPLPEPLPPEAKALSQETTYLWPPHLLRFLLGILKLVALYPGKFFETLTFFLRRAPQNFSGKQRFVLHFLEGAYLAHLCRQRSVEYIHAHFANGPSSVALAAHMLSGIPFGFTCHAQDIYSDPLMLDIKINRAQLPLTISQYNREYIFENYFLQNRAKLRLHRVAIDLAHFRPRPRAVASGDSPLLVAIGRLVPKKGFIHLIHACERLAQRGIAFRCQIIGEGPERAALQDAILAAKLEDTVSLLGAQPDVKKYLHEADIFVMPCVLDESGDRDGIPTTLMEAMAMQVPVISTNVSGIPELVRHEQTGLLTPPEDAEALTHAICRLIVDEKLRQELAASGRRHIELHHDLATNAGLLLQNILRRSSSRDDHTDSRYDATIANRMSRWKSNHFAGNMQASFA
- the asnB gene encoding asparagine synthase (glutamine-hydrolyzing) — translated: MCGISGIFFVDEPRPGMASRIHRMTDTLRHRGPDDEGYCLVNSKTGACRFAAGAESVEEIRNALPTIDGLDQEPYDLALGHRRFAILDLTAGGHQPYFDERSNIGGVFNGLIYNYKEVKTELEAEGVSFYTDCDTEVLFKAYAFWGERCFAKFNGTWAVAIYDFNKRELLLSRDRLGKKPIYVHRTRNALYFASEIKAILRVLNTEVRVNERAVFDYLIGGYRDLSNTTFYEDIESLPPASVLRINARGETASSKYWDLHSNRDSALASAAPGEVAKELRRILEDAVRIRLRADVNLGIELSGGLDSSSIAGLASTVQPRQLSCFTVEYPQTKWNEEPYAREVAMRFKMDYHVVRSPERWFWNDVNEFVALHEEPFHSPNLHTQQAVWRLMHDTGIRVILYGAGGDEVFAGYRKEYFYRHLRDLLKRGQIASFAKNFMNFSELSAHELLAKAWQQFMPKPNNTLPAHSLFTNGLAHFPMLAANGGTAEAQLYMNMTELKMPYWLLSNDKNSLAIPVEVRAPLLDYRLVEFAFQLPVGLLIRDGWLKWILRKAMDDLLPPAITWRRKKMGYPFPLQDWLWNSMRTIETLLAESENPYLNRRYVCENLQPWMAQQPDLVWRILSLELWHRCFIRKQKVASLRPRAASRPATLRAA